The Oikeobacillus pervagus genome segment GTGCAATTCCGATCATCCAATAGTTTTGAAGGAAACTTATAATGGAATATAGAAAATAGACAACACCAATCATTAAAAGAAACCGAAGAAAAGTGTCAAATTGTTTCGATCCAACATAGTGGTCAATCGCCATCCCAAGTAAGTAGGGCCCTAATATTCCCAAGACAGAACTACAAACAACCATAAACAAAACGAGATAAACCTTTCCTTGATGATTAGAAAAATAAGCAAATAATCTTTTTAACGTGCTAACTGTATCTTTCGCTTTTTCAGTTTTCATTGGCGGATGATGTCTTGACATATTGAAAGGCCCCCTTTCTCATATTTTGCGATTGCACTATTTTTCGGTAGAGGTCGGAAATTCTCAATAATTTCCCATGGGTCCCCATCGCAACGATTTTCCCATCCTCGAGGATGAAAATTCGGTCGGCCTTAAGAGCGGTACTAATCTTTTGTGTAATCAGTAGTTTCGTTCCCTTATAACTTCGCAATCCTTCAAGCAATTTCTCCTCCGTTTTCATATCTAGAGCACTTGTACTATCATCTAACAGTAAAATTTTCGGTTGACGTATGAAGGCTCTTGCTAATGAGATTCTTTGTTTTTGTCCTCCTGAAAGGTTTACGCCTTTTTGCCCAATAACCGTTCTATATGAGTGAGGGAATTTCATAATCGTTTCATGAATTTGAGCATGTTTTGCAGCATTTATGATCTCGTCCATCGTGGCATCTTCTTTTCCCCATTGAATATTTTCTTTTATCGTACCACTGAATAATAAAGCATCTTGGGGAACCAACCCGATTTGATTTCGTAAATGTTCCTGCTTCATTTCCCGCACATCGATCCCATCAATGTGAACAGCTCCTTCACTCACATCATACAAACGTGGAATAAGCTGGAATAAGGAGGATTTTCCTGCCCCAGTTGCACCGAGAATGGCAATCGTTTCATTTGGTTCAACTGTAAAAGAAAGATCGTCCAAAACCGTTACAGAATCCCCTGGATATCGGAAGCTGACATTTTTAAAGCAGATGTGACCATCTTGTATTTGAAACGGTGCCACTTCCTTATCTTCCTCCATCTGTACTGATGTTTCGAGCACATCTTGAATTCTTTCTGTTGAAGCATGTGCTCGAGATACAAACATTAAAATGAACGTCGCCATTGATAATGACATCGTAATGCGCATCGCATAGTTCACAATCGCAACGACTTCCCCAATCTCCGCCTGATTAGATAAGATCTCCTTATTCGCAAACCATAGAATCACCAGGATACTTGAGTTCATGACGAAATGTAAGATGGGGGATACAAGTTCCACGATCGTCGACACCTCAATCGTTTTCTTCATCAATGCGTGACTAGCTTTTTTAAAACGACTCCCCTCAAAATGGGAACGTAAAAAAGCTTTAATTAGACGAATTCCCGCTAAATTCTCACTTAATATTCCATTAACTCGATCCAATTTAGATTGAACGATTTGAAATAGATGAGAACTCTTTTTATACATCCATACTAGGAAAGCAATCGACAAAGGAATCGTCACTCCCAAAACAAGTGCTAGACGAAAATTGATAAGAAACACCATTAAAGTTCCGAATATTACTAGTAACGGTGCTTTCAGAGCGATTCGTAAAAATAAAAAAATGGTCATTTGAATCTGTGTGACGTCATTTGTCAATCTCGTAATAAGAGTTGATGATGAAAAACGATTAAAATCGGCAAATGAGAAAGTTTGAATTTTTTTAAATAAAGCTTTCCTCACATCATAACCGAAATTTTGCCCGACATGGCTAGCGGCAAATGAATTGGTAATCCCTGCGGCAAATGCGATGATAGAAGTTAGCAGCATCAACGCACCCCACCTGTACACAATCGATAGATCTCCTTTCACAATTCCTTCATCAATAATTTTCACCATGAACAATGGGTGTAAGAGATCAACGGCTAATTCCATAAGCATGAGTACCCATGCAAATATCATATATTTCCGATATGGCTTTAAATAGGATAATACCCCCTTCAATTTCTCTCCCTCCAATCTATAAAAAAGTGTATGTCCATTTTCTCATACCCTTCAATATTTTTGAATTTTCCAATCGTTTTTAAAAAGAAAAACAACCTGTTTCCCCTTAGACGGAAACAGGTAGCTTTTCAAAAAAATGGGCATATGATACACTTTTTTTGCAATGTTTTTTTATTGTCTCTGGAGAATTTGTGTCTATATATGTATACATTCTCTCTTAGAGACACTTTTTTTATTGTATTCCTTCTTTCACTTCTTTCACCATCTCAGACATGGATTGTAATCCACCGCCTGCAAGATACCAGTAATTAGGATCTAAGTAAATTATTTTATTTTCTTTATAAGCATTGGTCTTTTTCACTAGGTCATTTTCAATCGTTTTCTTTGCAGCTGCTTCTCCACCAACGACCGCATCACGATCAATAACAAATAAATAATCAGGATTTTTTTCTGCAATATATTCGAAAGAAATATTGGCTCCATGTGTGGATGCTTCAATCTTTTCATCGGCAGGAGTCACTCCAAAAACTTCATGTATTAAACCAAAGCGTGAACCTGGACCATATGCATTTACTTTCCCTCCAGTTACTAAAGTGACTAATCCTTTTTGGTCACCGTCAGAGGCTAATTTTTTTAACTCTTTAATGTCGTCATCAATTTTCGCTAATTCACTTTCTACTTCAGACTCTTTTCCGAAAATTTCACCTAATGTTGTCATATTTCCTTTAAATGACTCCATATATTGTGTCGGATCCACTCCCATATAAATGGTGGGTGCAATTTCTTTAAACTCTTCATATAAATCTTGTTGTCTTGCAGAAATAATAATAAGTTCAGGACCAATTTCAGCCATTTTTTCAAAATCAGGCTCTTTTAAACTACCTGTATTCACATATTTTTCATCTTTATATTTTGATAAATATTCAGGGACAACCTTCTGAGGTACTCCTGCTACTTCAACACCTAATTTATCAAGAGAATCAAGTACACCGAAATCAAACACAACTACTTTCTCAGGGTTTTTCTTTACCTTTGTTTCATCTAATAGATGTTTAACTGTAATTTCCTTTGTTTCCTCTGTCTTTTCTTTCGGCTCTGATGTATTTGCTTCTTTGCTTTTTTCATTGGAACTGCATGCGGCAGCAACCACTAGAAAAAGCGCTGAAATGATGACTAAAGCTAGTTTTTTCATTTATTCTTTCACCTCAAATAATTATTTTTTATCAATTATTTAATAGCTTCGTGTTAAACAGATTTCTGCTCTTTTATCCCCCTTCTTCCGGTTTAACCTTCACTATTAAAATAATCCCCATTAAAAGTAGACACAGATTTTTTGATTATTATAGTTTTTAATATCAATATCCATTTCATATATTTCTTTTAAAACCGTTGGATTAATAATTTCCTGTGACTTTCCTTCCTTTACTACTTTCCCCTCTTTCAAAGCAACAATATTATCAGAATAGCAAGAGGCAAAGTTAATGTCGTGAATAACAATCACAACGGTTTTTCCCAGTTCATCTACTAAATCTCTTAATACTTTCATAATTTGAACAGAATGCTTCATATCTAAATTATTCAGTGGTTCATCTAGCAAAATATATTCTGTATCTTGAGCAATAACCATCGCAATATACGCTCTTTGTCTTTGCCCACCACTTAGCTGATCTAAAAATTGATCTTGCATTCCTTCTAGTTCCATATATTCAATGGCTTCATCTACAAAGCGCCAATCTTCCTTTGTTAATTTTCCTTGTGAATATGGGAATCGTCCAAATGAAACAAGCTCTCTGACGGTTAAACGAAGATTGATATGATTGGTTTGTTTTAAAATCGATACTTTTTTCGCTAGTTCTCTACTTTTACATTGGTCCAGTCTTTGATTCTCGATATAAATTTCACCATCATCAACGGTAATTAATCGACTGACCATCGATAATAATGTACTTTTTCCAGCACCATTGGGACCAATAAAAGAAGTGATCTTTCCTTTTTCAATCGTCACAGATACTTTATCAACCACATGTTTTTCTCCATATTTCTTCGTTACATTTTTTACAATCACCATGTCTTATTCTCCTTTAATAGAAGATAGATAAAATACACTCCACCTATGAAATTAATAATGACACTGACAGTAGTGGAGAATGTGAATACTTTTTCCACTACGAATTGTCCACCAACTAAAGCAATGATACTAATCAAGATTGAACCGATGATTAAATACGAATGTTTATACGTTTTCAAAAATTCATGGGCGATATTTACAACAAGCAATCCTAAAAATGTTATGGGGCCCACTAATGCAGTTGAGATGGAAATTAAGATGGCCACGACAATAAGCAAACGTTTGACGACATAGTCATAATCCACCCCCAGATTA includes the following:
- a CDS encoding siderophore ABC transporter substrate-binding protein, with the protein product MKKLALVIISALFLVVAAACSSNEKSKEANTSEPKEKTEETKEITVKHLLDETKVKKNPEKVVVFDFGVLDSLDKLGVEVAGVPQKVVPEYLSKYKDEKYVNTGSLKEPDFEKMAEIGPELIIISARQQDLYEEFKEIAPTIYMGVDPTQYMESFKGNMTTLGEIFGKESEVESELAKIDDDIKELKKLASDGDQKGLVTLVTGGKVNAYGPGSRFGLIHEVFGVTPADEKIEASTHGANISFEYIAEKNPDYLFVIDRDAVVGGEAAAKKTIENDLVKKTNAYKENKIIYLDPNYWYLAGGGLQSMSEMVKEVKEGIQ
- a CDS encoding iron ABC transporter ATP-binding protein; protein product: MVIVKNVTKKYGEKHVVDKVSVTIEKGKITSFIGPNGAGKSTLLSMVSRLITVDDGEIYIENQRLDQCKSRELAKKVSILKQTNHINLRLTVRELVSFGRFPYSQGKLTKEDWRFVDEAIEYMELEGMQDQFLDQLSGGQRQRAYIAMVIAQDTEYILLDEPLNNLDMKHSVQIMKVLRDLVDELGKTVVIVIHDINFASCYSDNIVALKEGKVVKEGKSQEIINPTVLKEIYEMDIDIKNYNNQKICVYF
- a CDS encoding ABC transporter ATP-binding protein, encoding MKGVLSYLKPYRKYMIFAWVLMLMELAVDLLHPLFMVKIIDEGIVKGDLSIVYRWGALMLLTSIIAFAAGITNSFAASHVGQNFGYDVRKALFKKIQTFSFADFNRFSSSTLITRLTNDVTQIQMTIFLFLRIALKAPLLVIFGTLMVFLINFRLALVLGVTIPLSIAFLVWMYKKSSHLFQIVQSKLDRVNGILSENLAGIRLIKAFLRSHFEGSRFKKASHALMKKTIEVSTIVELVSPILHFVMNSSILVILWFANKEILSNQAEIGEVVAIVNYAMRITMSLSMATFILMFVSRAHASTERIQDVLETSVQMEEDKEVAPFQIQDGHICFKNVSFRYPGDSVTVLDDLSFTVEPNETIAILGATGAGKSSLFQLIPRLYDVSEGAVHIDGIDVREMKQEHLRNQIGLVPQDALLFSGTIKENIQWGKEDATMDEIINAAKHAQIHETIMKFPHSYRTVIGQKGVNLSGGQKQRISLARAFIRQPKILLLDDSTSALDMKTEEKLLEGLRSYKGTKLLITQKISTALKADRIFILEDGKIVAMGTHGKLLRISDLYRKIVQSQNMRKGAFQYVKTSSANEN